The window GTGCGCGGATCTTCGTTGGGGCCTGCGGGCGCGCCAGACCCGGGTTGAATGCGCTGCATTCCGCAAAGGCCTGCGGTATGCTTTGCGGCCCTCGTCCTGGTGCATCGCCGGGGCCTCTTTTTTCGCCTCCATCCTTCAGGTGCGCCCTGTGCCAAATCCCTCTCTGGACACCTCCCGCATCCGCGCCATCTCCATCGACCTGGACGACACGCTCTGGCCCATCTGGCCCACCATCACGCGGGCCGAAAGTGTGCTGCTGGACTGGCTGACCCACCACGCGCCCGCCACGGCGGCATTGTTCTCGGACACCGAGGCGCTGCGCGCCATCCGCAACCAGATGGCGAGCCTGCGCCCCGACCTGAAGGGCGACCTGAGCGCGCTGCGGCGCGAGTCCATCCGGCTGGCGCTGACGCAGGCCGGTGACGAGCCCGTCCTGGCCGAACCGGCGTTTGACCTGTTCTTTGCCGAGCGCCAGCGGGTGGAGCTGTTTGACGACGCGCACGACACGCTGGCCTTTTTGTCGGCGCGCTACCCGGTGGTGGCTGTGTCCAATGGCAATGCCGATGTGCACCGCATCGGCATCGGCCACTACTTTCGCCACAGCATCAGCGCCTCGGACTTTGGCATCGCCAAGCCCGATGTGCGCATCTTCCACGCTGCTGCCAGCGCGGCCGACGTGCAGCCCCACGAGGTGCTGCACGTGGGCGACGACGCCACGCTGGATGCCCAAGGCGCGCTGAACGCGGGCATGCAGGCGGTGTGGATCAATAGCGCCAACCACCCCTGGCCCCACGGCGGTGTGCAGCCCCATGCCACCGTGGGCAGCCTTACCGCGCTGTGCCAGCTGCTGTCCTGACCGGCGGCATCGGCCTGGTTTCTTGCCTCAGGTCAAGGTTTTGGCGCGCGGCGGTTGATGCCGCTGTCCGATGAAGTCACACTCACGCGTCGCCGAGCGACCCCCACACCATGCCCCGTAATCCCCCAGTTTTGCCTTCCATCCGCAGCATCGGCCTGATGCAGCCCATGACCTGGCTGGTGCTGGCCTGGCGCGACATGGCGCGGGCCGGCTGGATCAGTTTTGCCCATGGCCTGGCGCTCACGCTGTTCGGGGCTGCCATCTTGGCCGTGGGGCACCATCGCTTTTGGCTGCTGGCGGGCGCGCTGTCGGGTTTTCTGGTGGTGGCGCCGGTGCTGGCCACCAGCCTGTATGCACTGAGCCGCGCACTGGAGCGTGGCGAGGCCGTCAACCTGGGCGTGGTGCTCAAGACCTGGCTGAACTGGCAGAACAGCCATGTGAACAAATGGGGCAGCGACTACTGGTGCATGTTGCAGTTTGGCGCTCTGCTGGCGCTGGCCGCCTCGGGCTGGGTCATGACCTCGGCGGCGCTCATCACGCTGCTGGCGCCCGTGCCCATCGAGACGCCGCTCGACTTTCTGCGCCATGTGGTCATGGCGCGTGACGGCTGGTTGTTTGAAATCTGGCTGGCGCTGGGCAGCCTGATGGCCGCGCCCATTTTTGCGTCCAGCGTGGTGGCCATGCCGCTGCTGCTGGACCGCCGCGCCACCTTGCTGCAAGCGGTATTGACGGGTTGGCAGGCGGTCATCACCAACCCGCTGCCGATGGCGTTCTGGGCGGCGATCATCCTGGGCTTTACCTTGCTGGGCCTGGGCTCGCTGCTGCTGGGCCTGATCGCCGTGATGCCCATGCTGGGCCATGCCAGCTGGCATGCATACCGTGATCTGGTGGACGCGTCCAGTCTGCCCGAGCGCGGCTTGGTGGCACCTGCGGCCCCTTTGCGGACGCCTGGAGGGGCATCGTGATTTTTGGCTTTACCGAGGCGCAGATCTCGGGCTTCTTCCTCACCTACGGGGTGGGTGCATTCATTGCCTACATGCTGTTCATCATCGGGCAGCTGGCGTGGGAGTCCAAAGCCGGGCGGTTTGGCACCTTTGTGCTGTTCCTGGGGCTGGGCGTGGGGCTTCTGGGGTTCCTGGCCAAGGTGGTGATTCAGTGGTGGCTGGAGCGGTGACCGCGCAACGGTGATGGGCCCCGCCGCGATGCGTCGGGGGCGAGGGCCGACCCGGCGCACTGATCTTGCAACCCCCGTACTCAATCATCACGCTCGCCCTGTTCTGGCCGCGTGATCAAGGGGTATTGATCGGGCGTAGCAATCAGCCAGAGCATCTGCTGCCGGTGTGCTCGGCCTATGGTTACGTCGGCCCCTCCGCAGGGTGTGGCAAATCCCCCTCGC of the Acidovorax sp. 107 genome contains:
- a CDS encoding DUF2189 domain-containing protein, which translates into the protein MPRNPPVLPSIRSIGLMQPMTWLVLAWRDMARAGWISFAHGLALTLFGAAILAVGHHRFWLLAGALSGFLVVAPVLATSLYALSRALERGEAVNLGVVLKTWLNWQNSHVNKWGSDYWCMLQFGALLALAASGWVMTSAALITLLAPVPIETPLDFLRHVVMARDGWLFEIWLALGSLMAAPIFASSVVAMPLLLDRRATLLQAVLTGWQAVITNPLPMAFWAAIILGFTLLGLGSLLLGLIAVMPMLGHASWHAYRDLVDASSLPERGLVAPAAPLRTPGGAS
- a CDS encoding DUF2788 domain-containing protein, which translates into the protein MIFGFTEAQISGFFLTYGVGAFIAYMLFIIGQLAWESKAGRFGTFVLFLGLGVGLLGFLAKVVIQWWLER
- a CDS encoding HAD family hydrolase; the protein is MPNPSLDTSRIRAISIDLDDTLWPIWPTITRAESVLLDWLTHHAPATAALFSDTEALRAIRNQMASLRPDLKGDLSALRRESIRLALTQAGDEPVLAEPAFDLFFAERQRVELFDDAHDTLAFLSARYPVVAVSNGNADVHRIGIGHYFRHSISASDFGIAKPDVRIFHAAASAADVQPHEVLHVGDDATLDAQGALNAGMQAVWINSANHPWPHGGVQPHATVGSLTALCQLLS